GGACCCCGTGACACTGCAGGTAGCGGCGTTCGGAGCCTACGCCGTCGGCCTGTTGGTGCTCCTCCTCGCCGTCGTGACCGTCTACCAGATGGTCGAAATCGTCGACGCCTACGAGAAGAAGGCGCTGACGGTGTTCGGCGAGTACCGCAAACTGCTCGAACCGGGTATCAACTTCATCCCGCCGTTCGTCTCGCGGACGTACGCGTTCGACATGCGGACGCAGACGCTCGACGTGCCGCGCCAAGAAGCGATCACCCGCGACAACTCGCCGGTGACCGCCGACGCCGTCGTCTACATCAAGGTGATGGACGCCCGGAAGGCCTTCCTCGAAGTCGACGACTACAAGCGCGCCGTCTCGAACCTCGCGCAGACGACGCTCCGGGCCGTCCTCGGCGACATGGAACTGGACGACACGCTGAACAAGCGACAGGAGATCAACGCGCGAATCCGCAAGGAACTGGACGAACCCACCGACGAGTGGGGCGTCCGCGTCGAGTCCGTCGAAGTCCGCGAGGTGAACCCCTCCCAGGACGTCCAGCAGGCGATGGAGCAGCAGACGTCCGCCGAGCGTCGCCGCCGCGCCATGATTCTGGAGGCGCAGGGTGAGCGACGCTCCGCCGTCGAGGAGGCCGAGGGTGAGAAGCAGTCGAACATCATCCGCGCGCAGGGTGAAAAGCAGAGTCAGATCCTCGAAGCGCAGGGTGACGCCATCTCGACGGTTCTGAGGGCCAAGTCCGCCGAGTCGATGGGCGAACGCGCCATCATCGAGAAGGGGATGGAGACGCTCGAACACATCGGCCAGGGCGAGTCGACGACGTTCGTCCTCCCGCAGGAACTCACCAGCCTCCTCGGCCGCTACGGCCGGCAGTTGAGCAACTCCGACGTGCAGGAGCAGGCCGGCCTCGACAGCCTCGAGTTCGACGAGGAGACGCGCGAACTCATCGGCCTCGACGACATCGAGGAGATACTCGGCCAGATAGACGAGGCCGCCGAGATGAACGTCGAGGAACTCGAACAGGAGGCCCAGGCCATCAAGGAGGGATCCGACCCCGGGATGAAGAGCGCGGACGAAGTCGTCGCCGAGGCGGACGCGGCGGACAAATCCGACATCAAGAGCGCGGACGAAGTCGTCTCCGAGGCCGACGAGGAGTCCGGAGGGCCCGCAGGC
This Halogeometricum sp. S3BR5-2 DNA region includes the following protein-coding sequences:
- a CDS encoding SPFH domain-containing protein, producing the protein MVVDPVTLQVAAFGAYAVGLLVLLLAVVTVYQMVEIVDAYEKKALTVFGEYRKLLEPGINFIPPFVSRTYAFDMRTQTLDVPRQEAITRDNSPVTADAVVYIKVMDARKAFLEVDDYKRAVSNLAQTTLRAVLGDMELDDTLNKRQEINARIRKELDEPTDEWGVRVESVEVREVNPSQDVQQAMEQQTSAERRRRAMILEAQGERRSAVEEAEGEKQSNIIRAQGEKQSQILEAQGDAISTVLRAKSAESMGERAIIEKGMETLEHIGQGESTTFVLPQELTSLLGRYGRQLSNSDVQEQAGLDSLEFDEETRELIGLDDIEEILGQIDEAAEMNVEELEQEAQAIKEGSDPGMKSADEVVAEADAADKSDIKSADEVVSEADEESGGPAGAAGNGTEAETGSAGADSTDGSDAGDGERETEKEL